In Pseudomonas fluorescens, a genomic segment contains:
- a CDS encoding NAD(P)/FAD-dependent oxidoreductase, with amino-acid sequence MAPIIAPVTTSTVFPSATSVVIIGGGIIGLTAALALAERNIAVVVLEKGRIAAEQSSRNLGWVRKTSRHAADIPLALAADRLWAQMPERVGADVGYRQEGIMFLGRTPAQMAMHEGWLKSVEHLSLDSRLLSKREIDALVPGGVGDWAGGIFTPSDARAEPTLASSAIANAAMAMGVVIIEQCAVRTLQMSAGAVSGVVTEKGEIRCDHVLLAGGMWSRRFLGNLGVSLPTLPLTCSVLRTQPMEGPTQIAVGAPDFSFRKHKDGGFIITQRGKLDAFLTLDHLLLAKQYMPQFRAQRSVLNVSLGKPFINDLMLARRWHADSVSPFERIRVQDPAANPQLNNDALNNLIAAWPVFEQARIAHAWAGTIDVTPDSNPVIGPVAQIPGLTVATGFSGHGFGTSPAAGHLAADLVSGHTPIIDPSPYRFDRF; translated from the coding sequence GACGTCCGTCGTCATCATTGGCGGCGGGATCATCGGCCTGACGGCTGCGCTCGCCTTGGCTGAGCGCAATATCGCGGTGGTGGTCCTGGAAAAAGGCCGGATCGCCGCCGAGCAGTCATCTCGTAACTTGGGATGGGTGCGCAAAACCAGCCGTCACGCGGCCGACATACCGCTGGCCCTGGCCGCTGACCGCTTGTGGGCGCAGATGCCTGAGCGGGTAGGGGCGGATGTGGGGTATCGCCAGGAAGGCATCATGTTTTTAGGCCGTACCCCGGCGCAAATGGCAATGCATGAGGGCTGGCTCAAGTCGGTAGAGCATTTGTCGCTGGATTCGCGGTTGCTCAGCAAGCGTGAGATTGATGCGCTGGTGCCGGGCGGCGTGGGTGACTGGGCCGGCGGTATTTTTACACCCTCCGATGCACGTGCGGAACCGACGCTGGCCAGCAGCGCCATCGCCAACGCCGCCATGGCCATGGGCGTAGTGATCATCGAGCAGTGCGCGGTGCGTACGCTGCAGATGTCCGCAGGTGCGGTCAGTGGCGTGGTCACGGAAAAAGGTGAAATTCGCTGTGATCACGTATTGCTCGCAGGCGGCATGTGGTCCCGTCGCTTTCTGGGCAATCTGGGGGTGTCGTTGCCGACCTTGCCCTTGACCTGCTCTGTGCTGCGTACCCAACCGATGGAAGGGCCGACGCAGATTGCCGTCGGCGCCCCGGATTTTTCGTTTCGCAAGCACAAGGACGGCGGTTTCATCATTACCCAGCGCGGCAAGTTGGATGCTTTCCTGACCCTCGACCACCTGTTGCTTGCCAAGCAATATATGCCGCAGTTTCGTGCGCAACGCAGCGTGCTGAATGTGTCGTTGGGCAAGCCGTTTATTAACGACCTGATGCTGGCACGTCGTTGGCACGCCGACAGTGTCAGCCCGTTCGAGCGCATCAGGGTGCAGGATCCGGCCGCCAATCCGCAGCTCAATAACGACGCGCTGAACAATCTGATTGCCGCCTGGCCGGTGTTCGAACAGGCCCGGATCGCGCATGCCTGGGCGGGCACTATCGACGTGACACCCGATTCCAATCCGGTGATCGGACCGGTAGCGCAGATCCCAGGCTTGACCGTGGCCACCGGCTTCTCGGGGCACGGGTTCGGTACGTCGCCTGCGGCGGGCCATCTCGCGGCGGATCTGGTCAGTGGGCATACGCCGATCATTGACCCGAGCCCTTATCGCTTCGACCGTTTCTAA
- a CDS encoding alpha/beta fold hydrolase — translation MPAESCFFTNRSGLRLHYLRWGASTGVPLVLLHGLRAYAQTWESLVQALGEGYCVYALDQRGRGLSDWAEPASYHTQSYVEDLEDLIEHVGLQRFVLLGHSLGGANALEYARQHPGRLMGLLIEDIGPGSSTQGDGAARIRREMAQTPLQFESWDAARAFWKASRPGLSEEGVESRLAHSMQERDGVIGWRHDQQGIAEARLSIEPTDLWPAVRSLDCPSLFIRGGRSDFLPPVMLQAMCASNPHVQAVEVADASHYVHDDQGEVFNRLVAGFLSGLVHAGQ, via the coding sequence ATGCCTGCTGAGAGCTGTTTCTTCACCAATCGTTCGGGCTTGCGCCTGCATTATTTGCGCTGGGGCGCCTCGACAGGCGTGCCCCTGGTGCTATTGCACGGCTTGCGAGCCTATGCACAGACCTGGGAGTCGCTGGTACAGGCCCTGGGGGAGGGCTACTGCGTCTATGCCCTGGACCAGCGCGGCCGGGGGCTGAGCGACTGGGCCGAACCCGCCAGTTACCACACCCAATCGTATGTCGAGGATCTGGAGGATTTGATCGAGCATGTTGGCCTACAGCGTTTTGTATTGCTGGGCCACTCATTGGGCGGCGCCAACGCCCTCGAGTATGCGCGGCAACACCCGGGACGCTTGATGGGCTTGCTGATCGAGGATATCGGCCCCGGATCTTCAACCCAAGGCGATGGCGCCGCGCGTATTCGTCGCGAGATGGCCCAGACGCCATTGCAGTTCGAAAGCTGGGACGCGGCCCGTGCATTCTGGAAGGCCTCACGTCCAGGTTTGTCGGAGGAGGGCGTGGAATCAAGGCTGGCGCATTCGATGCAGGAGCGCGACGGAGTGATTGGCTGGCGCCATGATCAGCAAGGGATTGCCGAGGCACGACTGAGTATCGAACCCACTGATTTGTGGCCGGCGGTGCGCTCATTGGATTGCCCAAGCCTGTTCATTCGCGGTGGCCGCTCGGACTTTCTACCCCCTGTGATGCTGCAGGCCATGTGCGCCAGCAACCCGCACGTCCAAGCCGTGGAAGTGGCGGATGCCAGTCACTATGTTCATGATGATCAAGGCGAAGTGTTCAATCGTTTGGTCGCCGGCTTTTTGAGCGGCCTGGTGCATGCAGGTCAGTGA
- the nfsA gene encoding oxygen-insensitive NADPH nitroreductase, translating to MTANAQSKLAARYGAADISPLKPWNETIDLLLDHRSVRAFTDQPLPDGTLETLVAAAQSASTSSNLQVWSVVAVQDSDRKARLSSLAGNQAYIRQAPLFLVWLADLSRIARVAEQQEVELEAVPYLESLLLGTIDAALAAQNAVVALESLGLGSVYIGAIRNDIEGVAKELGLPAQVYPVFGLCVGHPSTERPAEVKPRLPQRAVLHHETYSAATDVAAVAQYDERLGAFYQREGMKASGWSEQVVNRLRSVANLHGREELVEELKRMGFGLR from the coding sequence ATGACAGCCAACGCCCAATCGAAACTGGCTGCCCGCTATGGCGCGGCGGACATCTCGCCCCTCAAGCCCTGGAACGAGACGATCGACCTGCTGCTCGACCATCGCAGCGTTCGTGCCTTTACTGATCAGCCACTGCCTGACGGCACCCTCGAGACCCTGGTCGCCGCGGCGCAATCAGCCTCAACCTCGTCAAACCTGCAGGTCTGGAGCGTCGTCGCTGTTCAGGACAGCGACCGCAAGGCGCGTCTCTCGTCCCTGGCGGGAAACCAGGCCTATATCCGCCAGGCGCCTCTGTTTCTGGTCTGGCTTGCTGACCTTTCCCGGATCGCTCGAGTGGCTGAGCAGCAAGAGGTGGAGCTGGAAGCCGTCCCTTACCTCGAGAGCCTGTTGCTCGGCACGATCGACGCCGCCTTGGCGGCTCAGAACGCCGTGGTTGCCCTGGAATCGCTGGGGCTGGGCAGTGTGTACATTGGCGCCATCCGAAACGACATTGAAGGCGTGGCCAAGGAGCTTGGTCTCCCTGCGCAGGTCTATCCCGTTTTCGGCCTTTGTGTCGGCCACCCCTCTACCGAACGGCCAGCGGAAGTGAAGCCAAGGCTCCCGCAACGCGCCGTGCTACACCATGAGACCTATTCGGCAGCGACAGATGTGGCTGCGGTCGCTCAATACGATGAGCGCTTGGGCGCCTTCTACCAACGTGAGGGCATGAAGGCGTCCGGGTGGTCGGAGCAGGTGGTCAATAGGCTTCGCAGTGTCGCAAACCTCCATGGGCGAGAAGAGCTGGTGGAAGAGCTGAAACGAATGGGATTTGGGCTTCGCTGA
- the valS gene encoding valine--tRNA ligase, which yields MILTGGCYVTVKRDEVLNDQTVTPSLENLETRWSQRWQLEGTYAFDHTAQRDAVFSIDTPPPTASGSLHIGHVFSYTHTDIIARYQRMRGKAVFYPMGWDDNGLPTERRVENFYGVRCDSLAAYQPGFRPPEPIPLKRGDFTVISRRNFIELCHELTAIDEQAFRALFVQLGLSVDWSLSYATIDERSQRASQRALLRNYQRGELYSQEAPCLWDVTFQTAVAQAELEEREVAGAYHELRFETADGAPLRVATTRPELLMACVALVAHPDDVRYKARLGQSVRSPIFDVDVPLLAHPLGDPDKGTGLVMVCTFGDLTDVIWWRELQLPTRSILGKDGRLLLETPPWLTTPRSQQAYAGLAGRNLSQVRTQLVSMLRDCGAMQDEPRPIQHAVKFFEKGDRPLEILATRQWYLRNGGRDASLRDLLRASGQTLDWHPPHMLRRYEHWVGGLNGDWLISRQRTFGVPIPFWYRLDAQGEADYSAPIIAGEESLPVDPSLDTPPGYRPEQRGQPNGFVGEQDIMDTWATSSLTPQIAGGWGEDDALFAKIYPMDLRPQGHDIIRTWLFSTLVRSHFEHGCVPWRNVALSGWILDPDRKKMSKSKGNVVTPQALLDQYGSDGVRYWAASARLGSDTAFEEQQMKIGRRLAVKLFNLSRLVQGFAKDDNGDIDQPLDQAMLKRLGGVVHDATCALEAYDYSVALSRIEGFFWWFCDDYVELVKRRAYRPEGHSARNAFAHALSVQQRMFAPFLPFVCEEVWQSWNCGSVHNAPWPQGDACPDASIESLLMSVSAVLSAIRKAKSDARQSMKASVARVELVDGAAQLERIKGVRQDLIEAGQVEALVFIEGTEQRVDVWLK from the coding sequence TTGATATTAACAGGAGGATGCTATGTCACCGTTAAACGTGATGAAGTTCTAAACGATCAAACTGTCACCCCCTCGCTCGAAAACCTTGAAACACGCTGGTCTCAACGTTGGCAGCTCGAAGGCACGTATGCCTTTGACCACACAGCCCAACGCGACGCTGTGTTCTCCATCGATACACCCCCGCCGACGGCCTCAGGCTCGCTGCATATCGGTCATGTCTTCAGCTATACCCATACAGATATCATCGCTCGATACCAGCGCATGCGAGGTAAGGCTGTGTTCTACCCCATGGGGTGGGACGACAACGGCTTGCCGACCGAACGCAGGGTCGAGAATTTCTATGGCGTACGTTGCGACTCGCTGGCAGCTTATCAGCCTGGTTTCAGGCCACCTGAGCCCATTCCATTAAAGCGAGGTGACTTTACTGTCATCAGTAGGCGCAACTTCATCGAGTTGTGCCACGAACTGACGGCCATTGATGAGCAAGCGTTCCGTGCACTCTTCGTGCAACTGGGCTTGTCCGTTGATTGGAGCCTTTCATATGCCACCATTGATGAGCGCTCCCAACGAGCGAGTCAGCGCGCTTTGCTTCGTAACTATCAGCGTGGCGAACTGTATAGCCAGGAAGCCCCGTGCCTGTGGGACGTAACGTTCCAGACAGCCGTGGCTCAAGCAGAGCTTGAAGAGCGTGAGGTCGCGGGTGCGTATCACGAACTCCGTTTCGAGACGGCTGATGGCGCCCCATTGAGGGTGGCTACCACTCGGCCTGAGCTACTGATGGCATGCGTGGCGCTGGTGGCTCACCCGGACGACGTTCGTTATAAGGCGCGGCTCGGACAATCCGTGCGCTCGCCGATTTTTGACGTGGACGTACCGCTGCTGGCACACCCTTTGGGCGATCCTGACAAGGGCACCGGCTTGGTGATGGTCTGCACCTTTGGCGATCTTACCGATGTGATCTGGTGGCGGGAGTTGCAGTTGCCAACGCGGTCAATACTGGGAAAAGATGGGCGCCTGTTGCTTGAGACGCCCCCCTGGTTGACGACACCCCGCAGCCAACAGGCCTATGCAGGCCTGGCTGGCCGTAATTTGTCCCAGGTTCGCACACAGCTCGTGTCGATGTTGCGCGACTGCGGCGCCATGCAGGATGAACCCCGACCGATTCAACACGCGGTAAAGTTTTTCGAGAAAGGCGACCGGCCTTTGGAAATTCTTGCCACTCGGCAATGGTACTTGCGTAATGGCGGACGCGACGCAAGCCTGCGGGACTTGTTGCGTGCCTCAGGCCAGACGCTGGACTGGCATCCGCCGCACATGCTCAGGCGTTACGAGCATTGGGTAGGCGGTTTGAACGGAGATTGGCTCATCAGTCGCCAGCGTACGTTCGGCGTACCGATTCCGTTCTGGTATAGGCTGGATGCACAAGGCGAAGCAGACTACAGCGCGCCGATTATTGCCGGTGAGGAAAGCCTGCCCGTTGATCCGAGCCTGGATACTCCGCCAGGGTATCGCCCCGAGCAACGTGGTCAACCGAATGGTTTTGTCGGCGAACAGGACATCATGGATACGTGGGCCACCAGTTCGCTGACGCCTCAGATCGCCGGAGGCTGGGGAGAGGACGACGCGTTGTTCGCCAAAATATACCCCATGGATCTCAGGCCTCAAGGTCACGACATCATCCGCACCTGGCTATTTTCGACACTGGTACGCAGCCATTTTGAACACGGTTGCGTGCCATGGCGTAATGTCGCGCTCTCTGGGTGGATCCTTGATCCCGACCGTAAGAAAATGTCTAAATCCAAGGGTAACGTGGTAACGCCACAAGCCTTGCTCGACCAGTATGGAAGTGACGGTGTGCGCTACTGGGCAGCCTCAGCGCGGCTCGGCAGTGATACAGCCTTTGAAGAACAGCAGATGAAGATCGGCCGCCGTTTGGCCGTCAAGCTGTTCAATCTATCGAGGTTGGTTCAAGGCTTTGCAAAGGATGACAACGGGGATATCGACCAGCCGCTGGATCAGGCCATGCTCAAACGCCTGGGCGGCGTAGTCCATGACGCTACGTGTGCGTTGGAGGCGTACGACTATAGCGTGGCGTTGTCACGTATCGAAGGGTTCTTCTGGTGGTTTTGCGATGACTACGTCGAATTGGTCAAGCGTCGCGCCTATCGACCAGAAGGCCATTCGGCCCGTAATGCTTTTGCACATGCACTGAGCGTGCAGCAGCGAATGTTTGCGCCATTTCTGCCATTTGTGTGTGAGGAAGTCTGGCAATCCTGGAATTGCGGCTCAGTGCACAATGCGCCTTGGCCGCAAGGGGATGCTTGTCCTGACGCGTCTATTGAAAGCTTATTGATGAGTGTCAGTGCCGTGCTATCTGCGATTCGCAAAGCAAAATCTGACGCCCGCCAATCCATGAAGGCTTCGGTAGCACGTGTTGAACTGGTTGACGGGGCTGCGCAGCTTGAAAGGATAAAAGGCGTTCGCCAGGACTTGATCGAAGCAGGTCAGGTTGAGGCTTTGGTGTTTATAGAGGGAACTGAGCAGCGGGTCGATGTATGGCTGAAGTGA
- a CDS encoding SulP family inorganic anion transporter, whose protein sequence is MIAIGEAWKAGLLGRGHWLRNVMSGVIVGIVALPLAMAFAIASGVKPEQGIYTAIIGGLLVSLFGGSRLQIAGPTGAFIVILAGVTAEHGVDGLQIATMMAGAMLLLLGMARLGAIIKFIPDPVIVGFTAGIGVIIWVGQWRDFFGLPKVGGEHFHEKLWHLLQALPNLHMATTLLAVLSLLLVITAPRIPGLKQVPGPLIAMAVATAIQSTFHFEGVATIGSAFGGILQGLPALSLPEITLSRVIDLIGPAFTIAMLGAIESLLSATVADGMAGTKHDSNQELIGQGVANLVTPLFGGFAATGAIARTATNIRNGGTSPLAGITHAVTLVLIILFLAPLASNIPLCALAAILFVVAYNMSELKHFKRMVQRAPRADVSILLITFGLTVFSDLVIAVNIGVILAMLHFIRRMASSVEVQQVVEYELEEELKANGHAQLPPGVLIYTIEGPLFFGAAETFERVLAQTHTDPRLLIIRLKRVPFMDITGLQVLEEVIQQLHKRHIVVKLCEANTKVLNKLNRVGILQEIGAEHYHTDFNTALAKAVSLVEDTSTL, encoded by the coding sequence ATGATTGCGATAGGTGAGGCATGGAAGGCGGGGTTGTTGGGACGAGGACACTGGCTTCGCAATGTGATGTCTGGCGTGATCGTCGGGATCGTGGCACTCCCGCTGGCCATGGCGTTTGCCATTGCATCTGGCGTCAAACCTGAGCAAGGCATCTACACCGCCATCATCGGTGGCCTGCTGGTTTCGCTCTTTGGCGGAAGCCGCTTGCAGATTGCCGGGCCGACAGGTGCGTTCATCGTGATTCTTGCGGGCGTCACGGCCGAGCATGGTGTTGACGGCCTGCAGATCGCCACGATGATGGCGGGGGCCATGTTGTTACTGCTGGGGATGGCCCGGCTCGGTGCAATCATCAAGTTTATCCCCGACCCGGTGATCGTCGGATTCACTGCGGGCATCGGCGTGATCATCTGGGTCGGGCAGTGGAGAGACTTTTTCGGATTACCGAAGGTCGGAGGAGAGCACTTCCATGAAAAGCTCTGGCATCTGCTCCAGGCCCTGCCGAATCTTCATATGGCCACGACCCTGCTGGCGGTACTCAGCCTTTTACTGGTCATCACTGCGCCCAGAATTCCCGGTCTCAAACAAGTACCGGGCCCACTGATCGCCATGGCGGTTGCGACAGCGATCCAGTCCACCTTTCACTTCGAGGGGGTTGCCACGATTGGCAGTGCATTTGGTGGCATACTTCAAGGTTTGCCAGCGTTGAGCCTGCCTGAAATCACGCTGTCGCGGGTCATCGATCTGATTGGTCCGGCGTTCACTATCGCCATGCTCGGGGCAATCGAATCACTGTTGTCCGCGACGGTGGCCGATGGCATGGCAGGTACCAAGCACGACTCCAATCAGGAGCTGATCGGTCAGGGGGTGGCCAATCTGGTCACGCCATTGTTCGGCGGCTTCGCCGCTACCGGGGCCATTGCCCGCACGGCCACCAATATCCGTAACGGCGGCACAAGCCCGCTGGCCGGCATTACGCACGCAGTCACCTTGGTGCTGATTATTCTGTTTCTGGCACCTCTGGCCTCAAACATCCCGCTGTGCGCACTGGCCGCGATACTTTTTGTGGTCGCGTACAACATGAGCGAGCTAAAGCATTTCAAGCGCATGGTCCAGCGAGCCCCGCGCGCGGACGTATCGATCCTGCTCATCACCTTCGGCCTCACCGTGTTCAGTGATTTGGTGATCGCCGTGAATATCGGCGTCATTCTGGCGATGCTGCACTTCATACGCCGCATGGCCTCATCCGTGGAGGTGCAACAGGTCGTCGAGTACGAGCTTGAAGAAGAGCTGAAAGCTAATGGCCATGCTCAACTGCCGCCGGGGGTATTGATCTATACGATTGAGGGGCCGCTGTTCTTTGGGGCGGCCGAGACGTTCGAGCGTGTCCTTGCACAGACTCATACCGACCCGCGCCTGCTGATTATCCGTTTGAAGCGCGTACCGTTTATGGATATCACGGGCTTACAGGTGTTGGAAGAAGTCATCCAGCAACTGCACAAGCGGCATATCGTGGTGAAACTCTGCGAGGCGAATACGAAGGTACTCAACAAGCTCAATAGGGTGGGCATCTTGCAAGAAATCGGCGCGGAGCATTACCACACCGACTTCAACACCGCGCTGGCGAAAGCTGTCAGTCTCGTGGAGGACACATCGACCCTCTAG
- a CDS encoding CopG family transcriptional regulator, which translates to MESKTARLTVLIDPIKKKAFEELCAAQDLTPSQVVRQLVRDYLDTHGASYSTKSKYATSSKS; encoded by the coding sequence ATGGAAAGCAAGACTGCGCGCCTCACTGTGCTCATCGATCCCATCAAGAAAAAGGCGTTCGAGGAGCTCTGTGCAGCACAGGATTTGACGCCTTCGCAGGTGGTCCGTCAGCTGGTTCGTGACTACCTGGACACCCACGGTGCCAGCTATTCGACCAAAAGCAAGTACGCCACCAGCAGCAAGTCATAA
- the paaZ gene encoding phenylacetic acid degradation bifunctional protein PaaZ has protein sequence MPHAPTLQSFIAGRWIGQHGAQVLRSAIDGHELARTHEERPDFAEAVAHGRSLGVSGLMALDFQQRAQRLKALALYLSERKEQLYAISHHSGATRADSWIDIEGGNSTLFTYASLGSRELPSGNIVHEGPAQPLGKKGTFAGTHILVPRGGLAVHINAFNFPIWGMLEKFAPSFLAGVPCIVKPASATSYLTEAVVRLMDESGLLPAGSLQLVIGSTGDLLDRLQGQDVVTFTGSADTAAKLRVNPNLIRNSVPFNAEADSLNCAILAPDVTPDDEEFELFIKEVAREMTVKAGQKCTAIRRAIVPAKHIDAVASRLRERLAKVVVGDPSVEGVRMGPLASHDQQKDVAERLEALLHSSELLFGARDGFEPRGENVSQGAFFAPTLLQSRDPHAEGGAHDIEAFGPVSTLMAYDDLDEALALAARGKGSLVASLITKDPQIAAKAIPVAAAWHGRLLVLDRESAAESTGHGSPLPQLKHGGPGRAGGGEELGGLRAVKHYLQRAAVQGSPTMLAAVTGEHIRGAKVIETEVHPFRRFFQDLQVGESLLTHRRTVTEADLVNFGCLSGDHFYMHFDDIAAKESQFGKRIAHGYFVLSAAAGLFVSPAPGPVLANYGLDTLRFINPVGIGDTIQARLTCKRKIDQGKKSPQGIAQGVVAWDVEVTNQMGELVASYDILTLVVKR, from the coding sequence ATGCCTCACGCCCCTACCCTGCAAAGCTTTATCGCCGGTCGCTGGATCGGCCAACACGGTGCCCAAGTCCTGCGCAGCGCCATCGACGGCCACGAACTCGCACGCACCCATGAAGAGCGTCCGGACTTCGCCGAAGCCGTCGCCCACGGCCGCAGCCTGGGCGTCAGCGGCTTGATGGCGCTGGACTTCCAGCAACGGGCCCAACGCCTCAAGGCATTGGCGCTGTACCTGAGCGAGCGCAAGGAACAGCTCTACGCGATCTCCCACCACAGCGGCGCAACCCGCGCCGACAGCTGGATCGACATCGAAGGCGGCAACAGCACCCTCTTCACCTACGCCAGCCTCGGCTCGCGGGAATTGCCATCGGGCAATATTGTCCACGAAGGACCGGCGCAGCCATTGGGTAAAAAAGGCACGTTCGCCGGCACCCATATCCTGGTGCCACGTGGCGGCCTGGCGGTGCACATCAACGCCTTCAACTTCCCGATCTGGGGCATGCTGGAAAAATTCGCCCCGAGCTTTTTGGCCGGCGTGCCCTGCATCGTCAAACCCGCCAGCGCCACCAGCTACCTGACCGAAGCCGTGGTGCGCCTGATGGACGAGTCCGGCCTGTTACCGGCGGGCAGCCTGCAACTGGTGATCGGCAGCACCGGTGACCTGCTCGACCGCCTGCAAGGCCAAGACGTGGTGACCTTCACCGGTTCCGCCGACACGGCGGCCAAGCTACGGGTGAACCCGAACCTGATCCGCAATTCGGTGCCGTTCAATGCCGAGGCCGACTCGCTGAACTGCGCAATCCTCGCCCCGGACGTGACGCCGGACGATGAAGAGTTCGAGCTGTTCATCAAAGAAGTCGCCCGCGAAATGACCGTCAAGGCCGGGCAGAAATGCACCGCCATCCGCCGCGCCATTGTGCCGGCCAAGCACATTGATGCGGTCGCCAGCCGCCTGCGCGAGCGCTTGGCCAAGGTGGTCGTCGGTGATCCGTCGGTGGAAGGCGTGCGCATGGGGCCTCTGGCGTCCCATGATCAACAGAAGGATGTGGCCGAACGCTTGGAGGCTTTGTTGCACAGCAGCGAGCTGCTATTCGGCGCTCGCGACGGTTTCGAGCCGCGTGGCGAAAACGTCAGCCAAGGCGCGTTCTTTGCACCGACCCTGCTGCAATCACGCGACCCACACGCCGAAGGCGGCGCCCACGATATCGAAGCCTTTGGCCCGGTCAGCACACTGATGGCCTACGACGATCTGGACGAAGCCCTGGCCCTGGCCGCGCGCGGCAAAGGCAGCCTGGTGGCAAGCCTGATCACCAAAGACCCGCAGATCGCCGCCAAAGCCATACCGGTGGCTGCTGCCTGGCACGGCCGCTTGCTGGTACTCGACCGCGAATCCGCCGCGGAATCCACCGGCCACGGCTCGCCCCTGCCTCAACTCAAGCACGGCGGCCCAGGGCGCGCCGGCGGCGGTGAAGAACTCGGCGGCCTGCGCGCGGTGAAACACTACCTGCAACGCGCTGCAGTACAAGGCTCGCCAACCATGCTGGCGGCCGTCACCGGCGAACACATACGCGGCGCCAAGGTCATCGAGACCGAAGTACACCCGTTCCGGCGCTTCTTCCAGGACCTGCAAGTCGGAGAATCCCTCCTGACCCACCGCCGCACCGTCACCGAGGCAGACTTGGTGAACTTCGGCTGCCTGTCGGGCGATCACTTCTACATGCACTTCGACGACATCGCCGCCAAGGAATCGCAGTTCGGCAAGCGGATCGCCCATGGTTACTTCGTGCTGTCGGCGGCGGCCGGGTTGTTTGTGTCACCAGCGCCAGGACCGGTATTGGCTAACTACGGCCTGGATACCCTGCGGTTTATCAACCCGGTGGGCATCGGCGACACCATCCAGGCCCGCCTGACCTGCAAACGCAAAATCGACCAGGGCAAGAAGAGCCCGCAAGGCATTGCGCAAGGGGTGGTAGCGTGGGATGTGGAGGTGACCAACCAGATGGGCGAACTGGTCGCCAGTTATGACATTCTGACGTTAGTCGTAAAGCGCTAA